One Paenarthrobacter aurescens TC1 DNA window includes the following coding sequences:
- a CDS encoding putative integral membrane protein: protein MARKKSWRDMTKGQRIMLLVSGAVNMALLGAAQRSIGKTPDQQIRGKKAIWRAVSFINFFGPVSYFLFGRRRDAEMGPAAAKH, encoded by the coding sequence ATGGCCCGCAAGAAATCGTGGCGCGATATGACCAAAGGCCAACGGATCATGCTGTTGGTCAGCGGAGCGGTGAACATGGCCCTGTTGGGCGCTGCGCAGCGAAGCATCGGCAAGACCCCGGACCAGCAAATCAGGGGTAAAAAGGCCATCTGGCGCGCAGTCTCCTTCATCAACTTCTTCGGGCCGGTCAGCTACTTCCTGTTCGGCCGCCGTCGCGATGCAGAGATGGGTCCAGCGGCAGCCAAGCACTGA
- a CDS encoding hypothetical protein (identified by Glimmer2; putative) — protein sequence MQPAKAIPPRPGRAPASAAATSSAAGRPTATAGRAGSGPRHIVMDELSRGVVDKLDPQSAAFINTSGLAKASPMGMGLYRIEPVGKVGSVRTATVQLEVRPKDRLGLSRLLFLLSYAGEQGFRDHSVEAVEHPDLWSALAESLAQLADRALSRGVLQGYLTVEESLRTVKGRIRISDQISRRPGMMVPLEVSYDEFTEDIAENRILRAALERMGKVPRVRPDVLSRLRQLKGKLDAVTRLQSGAPLPPWRASRMNLRYHAVLRLAEVILRNASAEAGEGKQQTASFVVDMGQVFEDFVGTALRAAMSAHPGEMRLQYGALLNEAVRDSDRLTVRPDAVHFLGGRPVVVYDSKYQAASDAGASLSADHYQLLAYCTALRVPTAWLIYAGAGEVKLRRILNTDIDIVEYPLDLSLPPSEILAAVADLAEQSWGEVVRQAVAGRSASD from the coding sequence TTGCAGCCCGCTAAAGCCATCCCGCCCAGGCCCGGCCGAGCGCCTGCCAGTGCGGCGGCAACGTCTTCGGCTGCCGGGCGACCTACAGCCACGGCCGGGCGGGCTGGCTCCGGGCCCCGGCACATCGTCATGGACGAACTCTCCCGCGGGGTGGTGGACAAACTCGATCCCCAATCGGCGGCGTTCATCAATACCAGCGGCCTGGCCAAGGCCTCGCCCATGGGCATGGGCCTCTACCGGATTGAACCTGTGGGCAAGGTGGGCTCAGTCCGCACCGCCACGGTGCAGCTCGAAGTGCGTCCCAAGGATCGGCTGGGCCTGAGCCGGCTCCTCTTCCTGCTCAGTTACGCCGGGGAACAGGGCTTCCGCGACCATTCAGTGGAAGCCGTGGAACACCCGGATCTGTGGAGTGCCCTGGCGGAATCGCTGGCCCAGTTGGCTGACAGAGCGTTGAGCCGTGGCGTCCTGCAGGGCTACCTGACTGTGGAAGAATCGCTGCGCACCGTCAAGGGGCGTATCCGGATCTCGGACCAGATCTCCCGCCGCCCGGGAATGATGGTGCCCCTGGAGGTCTCCTACGACGAATTCACAGAGGACATTGCTGAGAACCGTATCCTCCGTGCTGCGTTGGAGCGGATGGGCAAGGTTCCGAGGGTTCGGCCGGATGTCCTGAGCCGCTTGCGGCAGCTTAAGGGAAAGCTCGACGCCGTCACCCGGCTTCAGTCCGGTGCGCCCCTGCCGCCGTGGCGGGCCAGCCGGATGAACCTGAGGTATCACGCGGTGCTGCGGTTGGCCGAGGTGATTCTCCGCAATGCTTCCGCCGAAGCCGGCGAGGGTAAACAGCAAACTGCGTCCTTCGTGGTGGACATGGGCCAGGTGTTCGAGGACTTTGTGGGGACCGCGCTGAGGGCGGCCATGAGTGCCCACCCGGGGGAAATGCGCCTCCAGTATGGGGCCCTCCTCAACGAAGCCGTTCGGGACTCCGATCGCCTGACTGTCCGCCCTGACGCGGTCCACTTCCTGGGTGGCCGCCCCGTGGTGGTCTATGACTCCAAATACCAGGCAGCTTCCGACGCCGGTGCCTCTTTGAGCGCCGACCACTACCAGTTGCTGGCATACTGCACGGCCCTCAGGGTTCCCACAGCTTGGCTCATCTACGCAGGGGCGGGGGAAGTAAAGCTGCGCCGTATCCTCAACACGGATATCGACATTGTGGAGTATCCCTTGGATCTGTCCTTGCCACCGTCGGAGATCCTGGCTGCGGTGGCTGACTTGGCCGAACAATCATGGGGCGAAGTTGTACGCCAAGCTGTGGCGGGCCGGTCGGCGTCGGACTAG
- a CDS encoding hypothetical protein (identified by Glimmer2; putative), with translation MLGPALHGRPSALDGRTLTWTADAAGELLERLERGVGDSKAPMMTNLRQNLDGASREAKLLAVELLFLQSLPLAHEVKSLRVKRARVAEAASWVEPPIELPEELYEGMTDHGVIRDRTAEFNWTIWDHLKWLCRFVAHVDSQSTATINEALADPLKFHELAAATPEDQPALRRSIEYLVWPSYFEPVVADVERQEIRDAFASLVGGAKGDTDEDITADIHRIRLHLDEQAGQRIDWYARQLVSQWRKVGDPGRRSWLLRTHHDNADLLAAWVAEEKATLDVEHLRALTAGVTAGVVQHAVDEDYKHLGYVEREDTKTAVFAFLTVMKPGDLTLYQHAGRVRVGVVLGEPEHHEDNRRIRRKVRWFDDSYAIPELPRHAQRQLSTPGIIVDVTRVIQALQELLPVEAETDGEDEAPPTTVVEVIQQGFRPLTEEFAASLHMDLEPLKEIAELLEENRQLVLYGPPGTGKTYLAKHLAAELAGDHTDERVKLVQFHPSYAYEDFFEGYRPDKTDDGQVSFKLVAGPLRRLAEEAAKPENAHKPYFLIIDEMNRANLAKVFGELYFLLEYRDDRIYLQYSPNEPFSLPDNLYIIGTMNTADRSIAMMDAAIRRRFAFIELHPKEEPIRGTLRRYLEARGLDTLNADLLDALNDAIDDWDRDLMIGPSYFMKNAARNPTGLRRIWKYELMPLLEEHYHGQLNRAQLEERFGLDQLLGRLAAR, from the coding sequence GTGCTGGGTCCGGCGCTTCACGGGAGACCTTCGGCGCTGGACGGCAGGACGCTGACGTGGACCGCAGATGCGGCGGGCGAGCTTCTGGAGAGGCTCGAACGCGGGGTTGGGGACTCCAAGGCGCCCATGATGACCAACCTGCGGCAGAACCTCGATGGCGCTTCCCGGGAAGCCAAACTGCTGGCCGTGGAACTGCTGTTCCTGCAATCACTGCCGCTCGCGCATGAGGTCAAGTCGTTGCGGGTCAAGCGCGCCCGCGTCGCCGAGGCGGCATCTTGGGTTGAGCCGCCCATCGAGCTGCCGGAAGAGCTATACGAGGGCATGACGGACCACGGCGTTATCCGTGACCGAACCGCCGAGTTCAACTGGACCATTTGGGACCACTTGAAGTGGCTGTGCCGCTTCGTTGCCCACGTGGACAGCCAAAGCACGGCCACCATCAACGAAGCACTCGCAGATCCGTTGAAGTTCCACGAACTGGCGGCAGCGACGCCCGAGGACCAGCCTGCCCTGCGCCGCAGCATCGAGTACTTGGTGTGGCCGAGCTACTTCGAGCCCGTGGTGGCAGATGTTGAACGCCAGGAAATCCGGGACGCCTTTGCTTCTCTCGTGGGCGGTGCCAAAGGTGATACGGATGAGGACATCACCGCTGACATCCACCGCATCCGCCTGCACCTGGACGAGCAAGCCGGGCAGCGCATCGACTGGTACGCCCGCCAACTGGTGAGCCAGTGGCGCAAAGTGGGAGATCCAGGCCGCCGATCCTGGCTCCTGCGCACGCATCACGACAATGCTGACCTCCTGGCCGCCTGGGTCGCCGAAGAAAAGGCCACCTTGGATGTCGAACACCTGCGAGCACTCACCGCAGGGGTCACGGCAGGCGTAGTTCAGCATGCCGTGGACGAGGATTACAAACATCTGGGCTACGTGGAACGGGAAGACACCAAGACGGCTGTCTTCGCGTTCCTGACGGTCATGAAGCCGGGCGATCTCACGCTGTACCAGCACGCCGGCCGGGTCCGGGTTGGTGTGGTCCTTGGCGAACCTGAACACCACGAGGACAACAGACGCATCCGCCGCAAAGTCCGGTGGTTCGATGACAGCTACGCCATCCCCGAGCTTCCCCGTCACGCCCAGCGTCAGCTATCCACGCCGGGCATCATCGTGGACGTCACCAGGGTGATTCAGGCCCTGCAGGAACTGCTCCCCGTAGAGGCCGAAACCGATGGCGAGGATGAAGCGCCGCCCACCACCGTCGTCGAGGTTATCCAGCAAGGGTTCCGGCCCCTGACGGAAGAGTTCGCGGCGTCCCTGCACATGGATCTCGAACCGCTCAAGGAGATCGCGGAACTGCTCGAGGAAAACCGCCAACTGGTCCTGTACGGTCCGCCGGGTACAGGCAAGACGTACCTGGCCAAGCACCTTGCCGCCGAGCTGGCCGGTGACCACACCGATGAACGTGTGAAGCTGGTGCAATTCCACCCTTCGTATGCCTACGAGGATTTCTTCGAGGGCTACCGGCCGGACAAAACAGACGACGGCCAAGTCTCTTTCAAGCTCGTCGCCGGACCGCTGCGGCGCTTGGCGGAGGAAGCTGCCAAGCCCGAGAATGCGCACAAACCGTACTTCCTGATCATCGATGAAATGAACCGTGCCAACCTGGCCAAGGTTTTCGGTGAGCTGTACTTCTTGTTGGAGTACCGGGATGACCGCATCTACCTGCAGTACAGCCCCAATGAGCCCTTCAGCCTGCCGGACAACCTCTACATCATCGGCACCATGAACACTGCGGACCGCTCCATCGCCATGATGGATGCCGCCATCCGACGTCGTTTCGCCTTCATAGAGCTTCACCCCAAGGAAGAGCCGATCCGCGGTACGCTGCGCCGCTACCTGGAAGCCCGGGGGTTGGACACCCTCAACGCGGACCTGCTGGATGCGCTCAACGACGCGATCGACGACTGGGATCGGGACCTGATGATCGGGCCGTCCTACTTCATGAAGAATGCTGCCCGGAATCCCACAGGACTGCGTCGCATCTGGAAGTACGAGCTCATGCCGTTGCTGGAGGAGCACTACCACGGGCAGTTGAACCGGGCGCAGTTGGAGGAACGCTTCGGCCTGGATCAGCTGCTGGGACGTCTTGCAGCCCGCTAA
- a CDS encoding putative tetratricopeptide repeat family protein (identified by match to protein family HMM PF07721) gives MAELGPLNPLPVVAAELDQPYTVGEGVPEDLQASARYGVVPNVYPYLMQDGYSRDAAPKELPAVVLENSKLKVTIIPALGGRIWELFHKATGKQLLHTHDAPQLANIALRKAWFAGGLEWNIGTRGHSPTSCDPLHTAIVHTPDGKHILRVWEYERLREVVFQVDMWLPADSDVLFAAVRLRNPNEHDVPMYWWSNAAIPETDRTRVIAPADEAFGSDYATDITRVRPTDHEGYDGTWLVNSPHAADFFFDIDPSERRWVAAVDDDGDGLAMLSTGLLRGKKLFVWGQGQGGKRWQEWLSPGAGPYAEIQAGLAQTQFEHLVMPAGAEWAWVEAYGNGHLDPKTSHGSDWDAAVAHAGERLEQLLPHEELEAMLPAAINDADVPPSKMLLHGSGWGVVERARRLKTGKGWVDESGTPFVDESVTAEQEPWLGLLHGTTFDGAPSFVAGADWEELLAGQDSPEATFHLATVMHARQDLAGAKALYREVVAAGDVRPLTKALAHRGLGLALLAEGQDADGLVELRNGVETDPSTTAFLTEAVTLSIRHGDPAKALELTDSAPKEGAAVGRLTFLRALALARTGKATEAAAILREGVEIPDLREGEDAIAALWEEVCPGEPVPAAYQFGMH, from the coding sequence ATGGCCGAGCTCGGCCCCCTGAACCCCTTGCCGGTAGTGGCGGCCGAACTGGACCAGCCCTACACCGTGGGAGAGGGCGTTCCTGAAGATCTCCAAGCGTCGGCCCGTTACGGGGTGGTGCCCAACGTGTACCCGTACCTCATGCAGGACGGATACAGCCGCGACGCGGCACCCAAGGAACTGCCCGCCGTCGTACTTGAAAACTCCAAGCTCAAGGTGACCATCATCCCGGCGCTGGGCGGCCGTATCTGGGAACTGTTCCACAAAGCCACCGGCAAGCAGCTCCTCCACACCCACGACGCTCCGCAGCTGGCCAACATTGCGCTGCGCAAGGCATGGTTCGCGGGCGGACTTGAGTGGAATATCGGCACCCGCGGACACTCGCCCACCAGTTGCGATCCACTGCACACCGCAATCGTTCACACCCCGGACGGCAAGCACATCCTGCGCGTGTGGGAGTACGAGCGTCTGCGGGAAGTGGTGTTCCAGGTGGACATGTGGTTGCCGGCGGACTCGGACGTCCTGTTCGCCGCGGTCAGGCTGCGGAACCCGAATGAGCACGATGTCCCCATGTATTGGTGGAGCAACGCAGCCATCCCGGAAACCGATCGCACACGGGTCATCGCGCCGGCAGACGAGGCTTTCGGCAGTGACTACGCCACGGACATTACCCGCGTGCGACCTACCGACCACGAAGGGTATGACGGCACGTGGCTGGTCAACAGTCCGCATGCGGCTGACTTTTTCTTCGACATCGACCCTTCCGAACGGCGTTGGGTTGCGGCAGTGGACGACGACGGCGACGGGCTGGCGATGCTGTCCACGGGCCTCCTGCGGGGAAAGAAGCTCTTCGTGTGGGGCCAAGGGCAGGGCGGAAAGCGGTGGCAGGAGTGGCTGAGCCCCGGAGCCGGACCGTACGCCGAGATCCAGGCCGGCCTCGCGCAGACGCAGTTCGAACACTTGGTGATGCCCGCCGGCGCCGAGTGGGCATGGGTTGAAGCGTACGGGAACGGGCACCTTGATCCGAAGACCTCGCACGGTTCCGACTGGGATGCCGCGGTGGCGCACGCCGGCGAGCGTTTGGAACAACTCCTGCCGCATGAGGAACTTGAGGCCATGCTTCCCGCCGCCATCAACGATGCCGATGTCCCGCCGTCGAAAATGCTGCTGCACGGCAGCGGTTGGGGCGTAGTGGAGCGTGCCCGACGACTGAAAACCGGTAAAGGCTGGGTGGATGAAAGCGGTACACCTTTCGTGGATGAGAGCGTCACGGCCGAGCAGGAACCGTGGCTTGGGCTGCTGCACGGAACAACGTTCGACGGCGCGCCCAGCTTCGTCGCCGGGGCGGACTGGGAGGAGCTGCTGGCGGGGCAGGACAGTCCTGAAGCGACATTCCACCTGGCCACCGTGATGCATGCACGGCAGGACTTGGCCGGGGCCAAAGCGTTGTATCGGGAGGTGGTGGCGGCCGGCGACGTGCGGCCACTTACCAAAGCGCTCGCGCATAGGGGACTGGGCTTGGCGCTGCTCGCCGAGGGGCAGGATGCCGATGGGCTGGTCGAACTCCGGAACGGCGTAGAAACCGACCCCTCCACCACGGCCTTCCTGACAGAGGCCGTCACACTCAGCATCCGGCACGGGGACCCGGCCAAGGCGCTGGAACTGACGGATTCGGCACCCAAGGAGGGCGCCGCCGTCGGACGTTTGACGTTCCTCAGGGCGCTGGCTCTGGCGCGAACAGGGAAGGCAACCGAGGCAGCCGCGATCCTGCGTGAAGGGGTGGAGATTCCGGACCTCCGCGAAGGCGAAGACGCGATCGCGGCGTTGTGGGAAGAGGTTTGTCCAGGCGAGCCAGTGCCGGCGGCGTACCAGTTCGGGATGCATTAG
- a CDS encoding hypothetical protein (identified by Glimmer2; putative), protein MPLPSPVSSAVISPPTTSRKSTPPNGHPEVECGIGTWDKLLYGNHRFVVEVAEVVDAAEWQDGNATGSATAYRVVIPWRRQDQDPASVEVMVVSEKTGTRVRNVIVEEATRETGSIVFEAIDGHGTYFVYYLPYAMLGKAHYPQAQYLPHRPAAEPAWAAAVGRSVWVPGKRELPEAEPSSATVLRYEAASERDSFAPMNFTARTDELEKFHRRYADEAYLMFPEDRLNPLSMQRELPAHWVINGPARTFRGTAQAGENYVVQLGLYAQKDLEGVAVEVSSPAGGHCINTSGVDRLGRPWQRTLTVPAGQVQALYVILPVPPSAAGTILEALARITAAGQAVRDVTVTLDVVGQTDTEPAVAAGGFGDPRFLRRLAWLDSDVAQDAELVSPFTPIILDESSRTLGILGRSLWLTESGLPAQVTSTFTAAVTGTDGPVVELFDAPLRLDIEGIDWTHGELVFTKEGLARISWRCTWTGRKDGNVAVALELNGVLDADGAVSYSLRLAPQGTLDVNDVGLHLEFRKATVPLAMGLGVPGGRRPVTLDWTWEVAAKNQDALWLGSVNIGMQLALRDGSYERPLNTNFYREKPLVEPKSWANRHQVGAESAVRGGVTLRTKEETVTLRAFSGPRTLRANEPLDFDFRLLLTPFKPIEPGKHLGKRYFHAPDNPADIKAAGATVVNIHHATAPAPFINDPLLAQDPLRRYAAECHRHGLKAKVYNTVRELTFHSPELLPLLQLDHEIFSDGPGKGHIWLQEHAGSGYVSAWFAPNVEDIAVVTTGESRWENFYVRSLQELADGQDGIDGIYLDDIAYDRHAMLRVRKVLERACLARGVEGPEIDLHSANQFTAHDGYASSANLYMEQLPYVDRLWLGEYFDYHTTGPDYWLVEISGIPFGLMGEMLEGGGNPWRGMVFGMTGRAPAVDNRPLWQFWAETGLEHGRMHGFWDPHWPVRTSHPEVLATTWVTERGMVVALASWAGETEHVTLIFNDDAAAKDAVAKAPAIRGFQSAASYAPGEAITIEPQRGLLLTIGY, encoded by the coding sequence ATGCCGCTGCCCTCGCCGGTTTCATCGGCCGTCATTTCCCCTCCAACAACGAGTCGCAAGAGCACCCCACCGAACGGCCACCCGGAGGTGGAATGTGGCATCGGGACGTGGGACAAACTGCTCTACGGAAACCACCGTTTCGTGGTGGAGGTAGCGGAAGTAGTTGACGCAGCGGAGTGGCAGGACGGGAACGCAACTGGATCTGCAACCGCGTACAGGGTAGTCATCCCTTGGCGGCGGCAGGACCAGGACCCGGCCTCCGTGGAGGTCATGGTCGTCTCCGAAAAGACCGGGACAAGAGTCCGGAACGTGATCGTGGAAGAGGCCACCCGGGAGACCGGAAGCATCGTTTTCGAGGCTATCGACGGACACGGGACCTACTTCGTCTACTACTTGCCCTACGCCATGCTGGGCAAAGCCCACTATCCGCAGGCGCAGTACCTCCCACATCGTCCGGCCGCGGAACCTGCCTGGGCGGCCGCCGTCGGGCGTTCAGTCTGGGTGCCCGGAAAGCGCGAGCTGCCGGAAGCTGAACCATCCAGCGCGACTGTCCTCCGTTACGAGGCAGCAAGTGAGCGCGACTCCTTCGCGCCGATGAACTTCACTGCCCGCACGGACGAGTTGGAGAAGTTCCACAGAAGATACGCGGACGAGGCCTACCTGATGTTTCCCGAGGACCGCCTGAATCCCCTCTCGATGCAAAGGGAGCTGCCAGCGCACTGGGTGATCAACGGACCGGCGAGGACCTTCCGCGGTACGGCGCAGGCCGGAGAGAACTACGTGGTCCAACTGGGGCTGTATGCCCAAAAAGACCTGGAGGGTGTGGCTGTGGAAGTGAGCTCCCCGGCGGGCGGGCACTGCATCAACACCAGCGGCGTGGATCGTCTCGGCAGGCCATGGCAGAGGACCCTGACGGTACCGGCGGGGCAGGTGCAGGCGCTGTACGTGATCCTGCCAGTCCCTCCGAGCGCTGCCGGAACCATCCTGGAGGCGTTGGCCAGGATTACCGCGGCCGGCCAAGCGGTCCGGGACGTCACGGTCACGCTTGATGTTGTCGGCCAAACGGACACGGAACCGGCAGTCGCCGCGGGCGGCTTCGGTGATCCGCGTTTTCTGCGTCGCCTGGCGTGGTTGGACTCAGACGTGGCCCAGGACGCGGAGCTCGTCAGTCCTTTCACGCCCATCATTTTGGACGAATCGAGCAGGACGTTGGGGATTCTGGGCAGGTCCCTGTGGCTGACGGAGTCAGGTCTCCCGGCACAGGTGACGTCTACCTTCACTGCTGCCGTGACCGGAACTGATGGTCCCGTCGTCGAGCTTTTTGATGCTCCGCTGCGGCTGGATATTGAGGGAATTGATTGGACCCACGGCGAGCTCGTCTTCACAAAGGAGGGCCTGGCGCGCATTTCGTGGCGGTGCACCTGGACTGGGCGCAAGGACGGCAACGTAGCGGTGGCTCTGGAACTGAACGGCGTTCTCGACGCCGATGGTGCAGTTTCGTACTCGCTTCGCCTCGCGCCCCAAGGGACTTTGGACGTGAACGACGTCGGGCTGCACCTTGAGTTTCGGAAGGCTACGGTGCCGCTGGCCATGGGTTTGGGCGTTCCAGGTGGTCGCCGGCCGGTGACCCTGGACTGGACGTGGGAGGTGGCGGCGAAGAACCAGGACGCGCTGTGGCTGGGGAGTGTGAATATTGGCATGCAGCTTGCCCTCCGTGATGGCAGCTATGAACGACCGCTCAACACCAATTTCTACCGGGAGAAGCCGTTGGTGGAACCGAAATCGTGGGCCAACCGCCACCAGGTCGGCGCCGAAAGCGCAGTCCGTGGCGGAGTCACGTTGCGGACCAAAGAGGAGACAGTGACGTTGCGTGCCTTCAGCGGACCCCGGACCCTCAGGGCGAACGAGCCGCTGGACTTCGATTTCCGCCTGCTGCTGACACCGTTCAAGCCGATCGAACCCGGCAAACACCTCGGAAAACGCTACTTCCACGCTCCTGACAACCCAGCGGACATCAAGGCCGCCGGCGCCACGGTGGTCAACATCCATCACGCCACGGCGCCGGCGCCGTTCATCAATGATCCCCTGCTGGCCCAGGACCCGCTGCGGAGGTATGCGGCCGAGTGCCACCGGCACGGCCTGAAGGCCAAGGTGTACAACACGGTCCGCGAACTCACGTTCCACAGCCCGGAGCTGTTGCCGTTGCTGCAGCTGGACCACGAGATCTTCAGCGATGGCCCCGGAAAGGGGCACATCTGGCTGCAGGAACATGCGGGGAGCGGCTACGTTTCGGCGTGGTTCGCACCCAACGTGGAAGACATTGCCGTGGTGACTACGGGCGAATCGCGCTGGGAGAACTTCTATGTGCGGAGCCTCCAGGAACTGGCCGACGGCCAGGACGGCATCGACGGCATCTACTTGGACGACATCGCGTACGACCGCCACGCCATGCTGCGGGTCCGCAAGGTCCTTGAGAGGGCATGCCTGGCCCGCGGCGTTGAGGGGCCGGAAATAGACCTTCACTCCGCAAACCAGTTCACTGCCCACGACGGTTACGCGTCCTCCGCCAATCTGTACATGGAGCAGTTGCCTTATGTGGACAGGCTTTGGCTGGGGGAGTACTTCGATTACCACACCACCGGCCCCGATTATTGGCTGGTGGAGATATCCGGCATTCCCTTCGGCCTCATGGGCGAGATGCTGGAAGGCGGCGGCAACCCTTGGCGCGGAATGGTGTTCGGCATGACAGGCAGGGCACCCGCCGTGGACAACCGCCCGCTCTGGCAGTTCTGGGCCGAAACCGGGCTGGAGCACGGGCGCATGCACGGGTTCTGGGATCCCCACTGGCCCGTGCGAACCAGCCACCCGGAGGTGCTGGCCACCACGTGGGTGACCGAGCGCGGAATGGTTGTGGCGCTGGCGTCATGGGCCGGGGAAACTGAGCATGTGACGTTGATTTTCAACGACGACGCGGCCGCCAAAGATGCCGTAGCCAAGGCGCCGGCCATCCGCGGCTTCCAATCTGCCGCGAGCTACGCGCCCGGCGAAGCCATAACCATCGAGCCGCAGCGCGGCCTCCTTCTCACGATCGGATACTGA
- a CDS encoding putative signal transduction histidine kinase domains protein (identified by match to protein family HMM PF00512; match to protein family HMM PF02518) — protein MVFRRSFHEHTLRMRVVLSQLPLSVCVCISAVLVWLYFPATLENPLFLIFLLSQALLLALCIMVPWHRLPFASFLTIPILDMVSIGFGREGAVESITGISVLVVLPVIWLCASGLYPKLAIVLSFLGPLGIVWVPLFVRGTLSEQDFTKPLLFPILILGIGVSVSVLTLSMVRQQRALELKDEALKEALDVSTKQERLLNTVMETLPLGVVAVDGDGHDILMNRRQRQTHALATPPDNDDPNESQLLIFESDRTTPLAVDRRPVRRAVLGERFTDQLVWLGSGADQRAFTASARPMVDDAGKFAGSVVVFSDVTDLVNALAAKDDFVANVSHEFRTPLTSILGYVELILDDPDALDARARKQLDIVRRNAERLLTLVSDLLVVRSGQIVIQPHAVDVAELVRGSVNSAEPRAAKAGIRLSMDIPEALEAHVDSSRIAQVLDNLVSNAIKYSPDGGNVEVAAWEDQDFVFCRVTDTGMGMNEEEQAEAFTKFFRAGGVRNSTIPGVGLGLPISKAIVEAHGGTIMVASEPGQGTTFTVKIPA, from the coding sequence TTGGTTTTTAGGCGCTCTTTCCACGAACATACCCTGCGTATGCGCGTTGTCCTCAGCCAACTGCCGTTGTCTGTGTGTGTCTGCATTTCAGCCGTCCTGGTTTGGCTGTATTTTCCGGCCACCCTCGAAAATCCGCTGTTCCTCATTTTCCTGCTGAGCCAGGCACTTCTCCTGGCACTGTGCATCATGGTGCCGTGGCACCGGCTCCCCTTCGCCAGCTTCCTCACCATCCCCATCCTGGACATGGTCTCCATCGGTTTCGGACGGGAAGGTGCGGTGGAGTCCATCACCGGCATCAGTGTCCTGGTGGTGCTGCCGGTCATCTGGCTGTGCGCTTCCGGGTTGTATCCGAAGCTCGCCATTGTCCTGTCCTTCCTTGGACCGTTGGGGATCGTCTGGGTTCCCCTGTTCGTGAGGGGCACCCTCAGTGAACAGGACTTCACCAAACCGCTCCTGTTCCCCATACTGATCCTGGGTATCGGTGTTTCTGTCAGCGTTCTGACCCTGAGCATGGTGCGCCAGCAACGCGCTTTGGAGCTAAAGGACGAGGCACTCAAGGAAGCGTTGGACGTCAGCACCAAACAGGAACGGCTCCTCAACACCGTCATGGAGACCCTGCCGTTGGGCGTAGTGGCTGTTGATGGCGACGGGCACGACATCCTCATGAACCGCCGCCAACGCCAAACACACGCCTTGGCAACTCCCCCGGACAACGACGATCCCAACGAATCCCAGTTGCTGATCTTCGAATCGGACAGGACCACGCCACTGGCGGTGGACCGTCGACCGGTGCGACGTGCTGTGCTGGGCGAACGGTTCACCGACCAACTCGTGTGGCTGGGCTCCGGAGCCGATCAACGTGCCTTCACTGCGAGCGCACGCCCCATGGTGGACGACGCCGGGAAGTTTGCCGGATCAGTGGTGGTGTTCAGCGACGTGACGGATCTGGTGAACGCGCTTGCCGCCAAGGACGACTTTGTTGCCAACGTCTCCCACGAATTCCGTACCCCCTTGACGTCCATCCTTGGCTACGTGGAACTCATCCTGGACGATCCGGACGCTCTCGATGCCCGAGCCCGCAAGCAACTGGATATCGTCAGGCGCAACGCTGAGCGGCTGCTCACGCTGGTCTCGGACCTCCTGGTTGTGCGCTCGGGCCAGATCGTCATTCAGCCCCATGCCGTGGACGTGGCCGAGCTGGTAAGGGGCAGCGTCAACTCTGCCGAACCCCGCGCAGCGAAGGCCGGCATCCGATTGTCCATGGACATTCCGGAGGCCCTGGAAGCCCACGTTGACTCGTCCCGCATTGCGCAGGTACTGGACAACCTTGTGTCCAACGCCATCAAGTACTCCCCCGACGGCGGGAACGTGGAAGTAGCGGCCTGGGAGGACCAGGACTTTGTGTTCTGCCGGGTCACGGACACCGGCATGGGCATGAATGAGGAGGAACAGGCGGAGGCCTTCACCAAGTTCTTCCGCGCCGGCGGTGTCCGCAACAGCACCATTCCCGGTGTGGGCCTGGGGCTGCCCATCAGCAAAGCCATAGTTGAAGCCCACGGCGGCACCATCATGGTGGCCAGCGAGCCTGGCCAGGGCACCACTTTCACCGTGAAGATACCAGCCTGA